The following coding sequences are from one Geothrix sp. window:
- a CDS encoding anion permease, translating into MSQASVSGTAAAADPSGWQGARPGPALGTLILGLLLYVGLPKLVPVPDAKLFAGQPVAARPAPPAKPAPKPEAKPAAPVATPATTPAKPLTKVQLEVKAKAEAEARAKAEADVKAKAEAEAKVKAEADAKAKVEAEARRKADWEKGLHLFAIFVTTIVGIILKALPMGAVAMIGIAVTALSGTLSIADSMSGFSDVVIWLIVLAFFISRGFIKTGLGARIAYTFMALLGRRTLGLSYGLAATDLVLSPAIPSNTARGGGIVMPIMASLARAYGSHPGDASARKMGSFLTLTAYQVNCVTSAMFLTAMAANPLAQKLAGDLKVTISWGGWALAALVPGLVALLVVPFLLYKLHRPEITETPEAVVMAKGHLRDLGPIKRQEWAMLGVFVLLLVLWIFAKQLGDLNPTTSALAGLAVLLLTGVLNWEDIKAETGAWDTLVWFAALVMMASFLNKLGMVPWFSKTMGGMVAGKGWIAAFLVLALVYFYSHYFFASNTAHVASMYAAFLGVSIAAGAPPVLAALVLAFFSNLFAGMTHYGTGPAPVLFGTGYVEVGTWWRLGLLVSLVNIVIWVGIGGLWWKVLGLW; encoded by the coding sequence ATGAGCCAGGCATCCGTTTCCGGAACGGCCGCGGCCGCAGATCCGTCCGGCTGGCAGGGCGCGCGGCCCGGCCCCGCCCTGGGCACCTTGATCCTCGGTCTGCTGCTGTATGTGGGACTGCCGAAGCTGGTCCCGGTGCCCGACGCCAAGCTCTTCGCGGGGCAGCCCGTGGCGGCCAGACCCGCGCCACCCGCCAAGCCGGCGCCAAAGCCCGAAGCCAAGCCCGCCGCGCCGGTGGCGACGCCAGCGACGACGCCGGCGAAGCCCCTCACTAAGGTCCAGCTGGAGGTCAAGGCGAAGGCCGAAGCGGAAGCCAGGGCCAAGGCCGAAGCCGATGTGAAAGCCAAGGCGGAGGCTGAAGCCAAGGTGAAAGCCGAGGCCGATGCCAAGGCCAAGGTGGAGGCCGAGGCCAGGCGGAAGGCCGACTGGGAGAAGGGACTGCACCTCTTCGCCATCTTCGTCACCACCATCGTGGGCATCATCCTGAAGGCCCTGCCCATGGGTGCCGTGGCCATGATCGGCATCGCGGTCACGGCCCTCAGCGGCACCCTCAGCATCGCGGATTCCATGAGCGGGTTCTCCGACGTGGTGATCTGGCTCATCGTCCTGGCCTTCTTCATCTCCCGGGGGTTCATCAAGACCGGCCTCGGCGCCCGCATCGCCTACACCTTCATGGCGCTGCTGGGCAGGCGGACCCTGGGCCTCAGCTACGGCCTGGCGGCTACGGACCTCGTGCTGTCACCCGCCATCCCCAGCAACACGGCCCGCGGCGGCGGCATCGTCATGCCGATCATGGCCTCGCTGGCCCGGGCCTACGGCAGCCACCCTGGCGACGCCAGTGCCCGCAAGATGGGCTCCTTCCTCACGCTGACGGCCTACCAGGTGAACTGCGTCACCAGCGCCATGTTCCTCACGGCCATGGCGGCCAACCCCCTGGCGCAGAAGCTGGCGGGCGACCTCAAGGTGACCATCTCCTGGGGCGGCTGGGCCCTGGCCGCCCTGGTGCCGGGCCTGGTGGCGCTGCTCGTGGTGCCGTTCCTCCTCTACAAACTGCATCGGCCCGAGATCACCGAAACCCCGGAGGCGGTGGTGATGGCCAAGGGCCACCTGCGGGACCTGGGGCCCATCAAGCGGCAGGAGTGGGCCATGCTGGGCGTCTTCGTGCTGCTGCTGGTGCTCTGGATCTTCGCCAAGCAGCTGGGCGACCTGAACCCCACCACCTCGGCGCTGGCGGGCCTGGCCGTGCTGCTGCTGACGGGCGTGCTGAACTGGGAAGACATCAAGGCCGAGACCGGCGCCTGGGACACCCTCGTGTGGTTCGCGGCCCTGGTGATGATGGCCAGCTTCCTCAACAAGCTGGGCATGGTGCCCTGGTTCAGCAAGACCATGGGCGGCATGGTGGCGGGCAAGGGCTGGATCGCCGCCTTCCTGGTGCTGGCCCTGGTGTACTTCTACAGCCACTATTTCTTCGCCAGCAACACGGCCCACGTGGCCTCGATGTACGCGGCCTTCCTCGGCGTGTCCATCGCGGCGGGGGCGCCGCCCGTGCTGGCCGCCCTGGTGCTCGCCTTCTTCAGCAACCTCTTCGCGGGCATGACCCACTACGGGACGGGCCCCGCGCCGGTGCTCTTCGGCACGGGCTACGTGGAGGTCGGCACCTGGTGGCGCCTGGGGCTGCTCGTCAGCCTCGTCAACATCGTCATCTGGGTGGGCATCGGCGGGCTGTGGTGGAAGGTGCTGGGCCTCTGGTAG